From one Culex quinquefasciatus strain JHB chromosome 3, VPISU_Cqui_1.0_pri_paternal, whole genome shotgun sequence genomic stretch:
- the LOC119769324 gene encoding uncharacterized protein LOC119769324, translated as MGIDLATLLAMPPECLLNFDESGWKLVAENYTAHCPQDAENAYCASANNSKDTFTVMFGGNTKGEIAPLLMILYPGQRNTAEIAENTPAGCRLITNFSKNCEPETVSTDPPPKYECNQEPENLYKDQLGYIEAGLESDQVERFTDNRYEEHWFGPIEELALFNFWKRFKDMSEGLLPTDPLTHYQVLRVKSFDEGECIPSDNAANESTLTSTSVENNEVASNDVEQQTAAECSGSEFDDSLLRDIKNLPPEVDAFEDTLMWPRIDDKKPGTSRKKKEHVPAVASSERWTKCYKDKEAVRTQKQEEVRLRQEERLKAQAEKQEAVRLRKEEREKAKLKREAEKALKQQEKAEKRKAKKKVLRA; from the exons ATGGGCATTGATCTGGCCACGCTGTTGGCCATGCCGCCCGAGTGTTTGCTAAACTTCGACGAATCTGGTTGGAAACTAGTCGCAGAGAACTACACGGCACATTGCCCGCAAGATGCAGAAAATGCGTATTGTGCCAGCGCGAATAATTCCAAGGACACATTCACCGTGATGTTCGGAGGAAACACGAAGGGGGAAATCGCTCCGCTGTTGATGATTCTGTATCCAGGTCAACGAAACACGGCCGAAATCGCCGAGAACACGCCAGCTGGATG CCGGTTGATTACAAATTTCTCGAAGAATTGTGAACCGGAAACGGTGTCTACCGATCCACCACCGAAGTACGAGTGTAACCAGGAACCGGAAAATCTGTACAAGGATCAGCTTGGGTACATCGAGGCAGGTCTGGAATCGGATCAAGTGGAAAGATTTACCGACAACCGGTATGAAGAGCACTGGTTCGGACCAATTGAAGAACTCGCCTTGTTCAACTTTTGGAAGAGGTTCAAGGACATGTCTGAAGGACTTTTGCCCACAGACCCGCTTACGCACTACCAAGTCCTTCGAGTCAAGAGTTTTGATGAGGGCGAATGCATCCCGTCTGACAACGCTGCGAACGAAAGCA CTTTGACATCTACATCCGTCGAGAATAACGAAGTTGCGAGCAACGATGTTGAACAACAAACAGCAGCGGAATGTTCAGGCTCGGAATTCGACGACAGTCTGCTGCGTGACATCAAGAATCTGCCGCCGGAGGTTGATGCATTTGAGGACACTCTGATGTGGCCCAGAATCGACGACAAAAAGCCCGGAACATCTCGCAAGAAGAAGGAACACGTTCCTGCTGTGGCTTCCAGCGAACGGTGGACGAAGTGCTATAAGGACAAAGAGGCAGTTAGGACCCAAAAACAGGAAGAAGTCAGATTGCGACAGGAAGAGAGGCTAAAAGCCCAAGCGGAGAAACAGGAAGCAGTTAGATTGAGAAAAGAGGAAAGAGAGAAGGCTAAGTTGAAGAGAGAGGCAGAGAAAGCTTTGAAGCAACAGGAGAAAGCGGAGAAACGTAAAGCAAAGAAAAAGGTTCTGAGGGCTTGA